The Pelobates fuscus isolate aPelFus1 chromosome 2, aPelFus1.pri, whole genome shotgun sequence genome has a segment encoding these proteins:
- the SLITRK3 gene encoding SLIT and NTRK-like protein 3 has product MKPSPRETRLKGRMLWLILLSTIALAWTTPIPLLEDSEEIDEPCFDPCYCEVKESLFHIYCDNKGFTNISQIAESWTRPFKLYLQRNSMRRLYTNSFLHLNNAVSINLGNNALQDIQAGAFNGMKVLKRLYLHENKLDIFRNDTFMGLESLEYLQADYNVIKRIESGAFRNLNKLRVLILNDNHIPLLPTNLFKSVSLTHLDLRGNRLKVLSYRGMLDHIGRSIMEIQLAENPWNCTCEIVQLKSWLERIPYTVLVGDITCESPFHFHGKDLRDIKRSKLCPLLSESEVEASLGIPQLPSSKENTWPTKPSSMLSSFHVTASSVEYKTANKQPTTTRQPRVPKPPPTPRGLYPGPNQPPIAGYQTRPPIPIICPTGCSCSLHINDLGLTVNCKERGFHNISELLPRPLNAKKLYLSGNVIQKIYRSDFWNFSSLDLLHLGNNRISYVQDGAFISLPGLKSLYMNGNDIERLTPGMFRGLQSLHYLYFEYNVIREIQPAAFSLMPNLKLLFLNDNLLRTLPTDAFAGTSLARLNLRNNHFLYLPVTGVLEHLNAIVQVDLNQNPWDCSCDIIPLKHWIDTISSVIVVGEVLCASPENLTNKDLKSIEIGVLCPELLHATAASPALPGNMVPTSSSVFEFTTPGGAIPLSVLILSLLILFFSAVFVAAGLFAFVLRRRKKHPFRKRQEVDLTGIQMQCRIFEDRPNNSPEKAPGHVYDYIPHPVTQMCNNPIYKPREEEMGEEFSETKENNTNYRTLIEKEKEWTMAVSNSQLNTIVTVNQSGEVPSFHENGMIFPGVMDRERPAPTVGFVDCLYGTVPKLKELHVHPPGMQYPDLQQDARLKETLLFSAGKGFSDQTQSEYLELRAKLQTKPDYLEVLEKNTYRF; this is encoded by the coding sequence ATGAAACCATCTCCAAGAGAAACTCGTCTTAAAGGACGGATGTTGTGGCTAATTCTTCTAAGCACAATTGCTCTTGCATGGACGACACCAATTCCTTTGCTTGAGGATTCAGAGGAAATAGATGAGCCTTGCTTTGATCCTTGCTACTGTGAAGTAAAGGAAAGTCTTTTCcacatttattgtgacaataaaggATTTACAAATATTAGCCAGATTGCTGAATCCTGGACAAGACCTTTCAAACTGTACCTTCAAAGAAATTCAATGAGAAGATTGTACACCAACAGTTTTCTTCACTTAAACAATGCTGTGTCTATTAATCTTGGGAACAATGCTTTGCAGGACATTCAGGCAGGAGCCTTTAATGGTATGAAAGTTTTGAAGAGGTTATATTTGCATGAGAACAAATTGGACATTTTTAGAAATGACACATTTATGGGGTTAGAGAGCTTGGAATATCTGCAAGCTGATTATAATGTCATTAAGAGGATCGAGAGTGGGGCCTTCagaaatttaaataaattgagaGTTTTAATCTTAAATGATAACCATATTCCTTTGCTTCCAACCAATTTATTCAAGTCAGTGTCTTTAACACACTTGGACTTGCGTGGAAACCGATTAAAGGTCCTTTCTTACAGAGGCATGTTGGACCATATTGGAAGGAGCATTATGGAGATCCAGCTAGCTGAAAATCCCTGGAACTGCACCTGTGAGATTGTCCAGTTGAAGAGCTGGCTGGAACGTATACCATATACTGTCCTGGTGGGAGATATAACGTGTGAAAGCCCCTTTCACTTTCATGGCAAGGATCTAAGGGATATAAAACGTAGTAAGCTCTGTCCCTTATTGTCTGAAAGTGAAGTGGAAGCAAGCTTGGGGATACCCCAGTTACCATCCAGTAAAGAAAACACATGGCCCACTAAACCGTCATCAATGTTATCCTCATTTCATGTTACTGCTTCCTCTGTGGAATACAAGACAGCCAATAAACAACCAACAACCACCAGACAGCCTAGAGTCCCAAAGCCACCACCCACACCCAGAGGCCTTTACCCAGGCCCAAACCAACCTCCAATAGCTGGATACCAGACAAGGCCACCTATTCCGATTATATGCCCCACTGGATGTTCCTGTAGTTTGCATATCAATGACTTGGGATTGACTGTAAATTGCAAGGAAAGAGGGTTCCATAACATTTCAGAACTTCTTCCTAGACCACTCAATGCCAAGAAACTGTATTTGAGTGGAAATGTAATACAAAAAATCTATAGATCTGACTTTTGGAATTTTTCTTCTTTGGATTTATTGCACCTTGGAAACAACCGTATATCATATGTACAGGACGGAGCTTTCATCAGTCTACCAGGTTTAAAAAGTTTGTATATGAATGGGAATGATATTGAAAGATTGACACCTGGCATGTTTAGAGGCTTGCAGAGTttgcattatttgtattttgAGTACAATGTGATAAGGGAAATACAACCTGCCGCTTTCAGTCTGATGCCAAATTTGAAATTACTGTTTCTCAATGACAATTTGCTGAGAACACTTCCCACTGATGCTTTTGCGGGCACATCTTTGGCCAGACTCAACCTGAGAAACAACCATTTTCTATACCTTCCTGTGACGGGAGTATTGGAGCACCTTAATGCCATTGTGCAGGTAGATCTCAATCAGAATCCGTGGGATTGCTCCTGCGATATTATTCCTCTAAAGCATTGGATAGACACTATTAGCTCTGTCATTGTAGTGGGGGAGGTCTTGTGTGCAAGCCCAGAGAACCTGACAAATAAGGATCTAAAATCAATTGAAATAGGTGTGTTGTGTCCAGAACTGCTGCATGCTACTGCCGCCTCACCTGCTCTGCCTGGTAATATGGTGCCCACAAGTTCCTCAGTATTTGAGTTTACCACACCAGGGGGTGCCATTCCACTTTCTGTTCTGATCCTGAGTCTTTTAATCCTGTTTTTCTCTGCTGTTTTTGTGGCTGCAGGCCTTTTTGCTTTCGTGCTGAGAAGACGTAAGAAACATCCTTTCAGAAAGAGACAAGAGGTGGATTTGACTGGCATTCAGATGCAATGCAGAATCTTTGAGGACAGACCAAACAACTCCCCAGAGAAGGCCCCTGGCCATGTTTATGATTACATCCCACATCCAGTAACCCAGATGTGCAACAATCCTATCTACAAACCCAGAGAGGAAGAAATGGGTGAGGAATTTTCAGAGACAAAGGAAAACAACACTAATTATAGGACcttaatagaaaaagaaaaagagtggACCATGGCAGTGTCAAACTCTCAGCTAAACACAATAGTTACTGTAAACCAGTCTGGGGAAGTACCAAGTTTTCATGAAAATGGAATGATATTTCCTGGTGTGATGGATCGAGAAAGGCCTGCTCCAACAGTGGGGTTTGTGGACTGCTTGTACGGCACAGTGCCCAAATTAAAGGAACTGCACGTACACCCTCCTGGCATGCAATACCCTGACTTACAACAGGATGCCAGACTAAAAGAAACCCTTCTTTTCTCTGCTGGAAAAGGGTTCTCAGACCAAACCCAAAGTGAATACCTTGAGTTAAGGGCCAAACTCCAAACTAAGCCAGATTACCTCGAAGTCCTGGAAAAAAACACTTATAGATTCTAA